In Sphaerospermopsis torques-reginae ITEP-024, the genomic window TCGTCAGCACGTCAATATTTTTACCAAGAAATCCAGCAACCTGGCGAGTCTATCAACCTGGCCAGGGCTGCTTTATATATCGCCCAGGAAGAATATCCCGATCTTGATCCAGAAGAATACTTAAATGCGCTGGATACAATGGCAACAGAGTTAGAGGAGCGTTTACCATCTTCCCGCTATCCGCTGCGGATGATTCAAAGTATTAATCAGTATTTATACGAAAAGTTGGGTTTTACAGGTAATAAAATTGATTATTATGATCCGCGTAATAGTTTTTTTAATGATGTCATAGAACGCAGAACCGGGATTCCTATTACTTTAGCGTTAGTTTACATGGAGGTAGGAAAGCGTATTGATTTCCCAATGGTGGGCATAGGAATGCCAGGACATTTTTTGATCCGTCCAGATATTGCAGATATCGAGATTTTTGTGGATGCTTTTAATGGTGGT contains:
- a CDS encoding SirB1 family protein translates to MNFSSARQYFYQEIQQPGESINLARAALYIAQEEYPDLDPEEYLNALDTMATELEERLPSSRYPLRMIQSINQYLYEKLGFTGNKIDYYDPRNSFFNDVIERRTGIPITLALVYMEVGKRIDFPMVGIGMPGHFLIRPDIADIEIFVDAFNGGEVMFPQDCQERLSQIYQQSVTLQPEFLAVVSKRQFLARMLTNLKYIYLNRQDLEKTLSVVERILLLFPGVSLELRDRGLLYYQLGYFTQAVEDLQIYLTKVPEGEDANVIRQLLSKLDS